A stretch of Oncorhynchus mykiss isolate Arlee chromosome 26, USDA_OmykA_1.1, whole genome shotgun sequence DNA encodes these proteins:
- the LOC110506419 gene encoding paraplegin, with translation MAALRRASSCRNYKTIIWTVSRRTNCQFVNNRQNNDGAKLQQSTCMNCKRLSGSIRPFVTQPHNGLNPGLIQQLLHRPMSPRLTAMRKLLIKNNLFKNPVGLWNVLDSTNNFSTSQSNQQDKKKSDGPKGKNPEEDEEEKKRREQEDQMYKERLRTLFIIALIMSLLNSINTSGGNISWNDFVNEMLAKGEVSRVQVVPESDIVEIYLHPGAVIFGRPRLALMYRMQVANIDKFEEKLRAAEEELNIDAKDRIPVSYKRTGFFGNALYALGMAAIGVAILWYIFRLAGMGGKEGGFSAFNQLKMAKFTIVDGKSGKGVSFKDVAGMHEAKMEVKEFVDYLKCPDRYLNLGAKVPKGSLLLGPPGCGKTLLAKAVATEAQVPFLAMAGSEFVEVIGGLGAARVRSLFKEARARAPCIVYIDEIDAVGKKRSNNMSGFSNTEEEQTLNQLLVEMDGMGTTDHVIVLASTNRADILDNALMRPGRLDRHIFIDLPTLQERKEIYEQHLKILKLTHPASSYSLRLAELTPGFSGADIANICNEAALHAAREGYKSIDTFNFEYAVERVLAGSVKKSKILSKEEQRIVAFHESGHALVGWLLEHTEALMKVSIAPRTNAALGFAQILPRDQYLFSKEQLFERMCMALGGRASEAITFNKVTTGAQDDLRKVTRVAYSMVKQYGMSSSVGQVSFPETVEQGAVGRRPFSQGLQQQMDHEAKLLIARAYRQTEKLLLDNRDKLIMLANALLEREVVNYEDIEALLGPPPHGPKKMIAPQSWIEAEKDKQDTGEDDEPRPPPRRKDDDEDNDQHLNLRPV, from the exons ATGGCAGCTCTGCGACGTGCCAGTTCTTGTAGAAATTACAAGACCATAATATGGACCGTGTCGCGACGCACCAATTGTCAATTTGTCAACAACCGTCAAAACAACGATGGCGCCAAACTGCAGCAATCGACATGTATGAACTGTAAAAGATTATCAGGCTCAATTCGTCCATTTGTGACTCAACCACATAATGGCCTCAACCCTGGACTCATTCAG CAACTGCTACACAGACCCATGAGTCCCAGATTGACAGCAATGCGTAAACTTCTGATCAAGAACAACTTGTTCAAAAACCCtgttggcctgtggaatgttttaG ATTCCACAAATAATTTCAGTACATCTCAGTCTAACCAACAAGATAAAAAGAAGAGTGATGGACCTAAGGGAAAAAATCCAGAGGAAGATGAAG AGGAGAAGAAGCGGCGGGAGCAAGAGGATCAGATGTATAAGGAACGTCTGCGCACTCTCTTCATCATCGCCCTCATCATGAGCCTCCTCAACTCCATCAATACCAGCGGGGGAAACATCTCCTGGAATGACTTTGTCAATGAGATGCTGGCCAAGGGTGAGGTGTCTCGTGTGCAGGTGGTCCCTGAGAGCGACATCGTGGAAATCTACCTCCACCCAGGAGCAGTCATCTTCGGAAGGCCT AGGCTGGCTCTGATGTACCGTATGCAGGTGGCCAACATTGACAAATTTGAGGAGAAGCTTAGAGCTGCAGAAGAGGAGCTGAACATTGACGCCAAGGACAGGATACCAGTCTCCTACAAGCGCACTGGCTTCTTTGGAAA TGCACTTTATGCCCTTGGAATGGCTGCCATTGGGGTAGCAATCCTGTGGTATATTTTCCGCCTGGCTGGCATGGGTGGAAAAGAGGGCGGCTTCAGTGCATTT AACCAGCTGAAAATGGCCAAATTCACTATCGTGGATGGCAAGTCTGGGAAGGGTGTGAGTTTCAAAGATGTGGCCGGCATGCACGAGGCAAAGATGGAGGTGAAGGAGTTTGTTGACTATTTGAAG TGCCCAGACAGGTACCTCAACCTGGGGGCCAAAGTCCCTAAGGGCTCCCTGCTGCTGGGGCCCCCAGGCTGTGGAAAGACTCTGCTGGCCAAGGCTGTGGCCACAGAGGCACAGGTGCCCTTCCTGGCGATGGCAGGCTCTGAGTTTGTGGAAGTCATTGGGG GTCTTGGTGCTGCCAGGGTGAGGAGTCTGTTCAAAGAGGCGCGTGCCCGAGCCCCCTGCATCGTCTACATAGATGAGATTGATGCTGTGGGAAAGAAGCGCTCCAATAATATGTCTGGCTTCTCGAACACAGAGGAAGAGCAGACCCTCAATCAGCTGCTGGTGGAGATGGACG GAATGGGCACTACTGACCATGTGATAGTCCTGGCCTCCACAAACCGGGCGGACATTTTGGACAATGCTCTCATGAGACCAGGGAGACTGGACAGGCACATATTTATTGACCTCCCTACTCTGCAG gagAGGAAGGAGATCTACGAGCAGCACCTGAAGATACTCAAGCTCACCCACCCAGCCAGCAGCTATTCCCTGCGTCTGGCAGAGCTCACCCCAGGGTTCAGTG GGGCAGACATTGCTAATATCTGTAACGAAGCAGCCCTGCACGCTGCCAGGGAAGGCTACAAGTCCATCGACACCTTCAACTTTGAGTACGCTGTGGAGAGAGTCCTAGCCG GAAGTGTGAAGAAAAGTAAGATCCTGTCCAAAGAGGAGCAGAGGATTGTAGCGTTCCATGAGTCTGGCCATGCCCTGGTTGGATGGCTGTTAGAGCACACAGAGGCTCTCATGAAG GTGTCCATTGCCCCCAGGACCAACGCTGCCCTCGGCTTTGCCCAGATCCTGCCCAGAGACCAGTACCTGTTCTCCAAAGAACAGCTGTTTGAGAGGATGTGTATGGCTCTAGGAGGAAGAGCCTCGGAGGCCATCACCTTCAACAAGGTCACCACAG GTGCCCAGGATGACCTGCGGAAGGTGACTCGTGTGGCCTACTCCATGGTGAAGCAGTATGGCATGTCCTCCAGTGTGGGTCAGGTGTCCTTCCCCGAGACGGTGGAGCAGGGGGCTGTTGGACGCAGGCCCTTCAGTCAGGGCCTCCAGCAGCAGATGGACCAC GAAGCGAAGCTGTTGATAGCACGCgcctacagacagaccgagaAACTGCTTCTGGATAACAGAGACAAGCTGATAATG TTGGCCAATGCTCTCCTGGAGCGGGAAGTGGTGAACTATGAGGACATCGAGGCTCTGCTGGGACCCCCTCCACACGGGCCCAAGAAGATGATCGCCCCTCAGAGCTGGATCGAAGCAGAGAAGGACAAGCAGGACACAGGGGAGGATGATGAGCCACGCCCACCTCCTCGTAGGAAGGACGATGATGAGGATAATGATCAACATCTGAACCTGAGGCCTGTATGA